The Arachis ipaensis cultivar K30076 chromosome B05, Araip1.1, whole genome shotgun sequence nucleotide sequence TGAGAGAAAGAGCAATGAAGGGTGAAAAATCACAATTGACACCATCCAGTATTTTCTTCacttgagaggatccatttccgacagacaaaacttatttttattttattttatcacttTCAATAATATCGGTATCTCTGTTATTTCTAAGGTTTAAACAAGAGGATTTCATGAAACTAAATTAGTATTTCCTCAATTCATACAATTCAATTATGGCAAGACAATTGTAAAAAGATTCTAAGCTAAAACCCCTGGAATAATGCAATTAATATAAAGCAGAAACATAGATTAACTCCAGTTTTATTTGTGTCAAAAAGTAAAACACTTTACCTTCCATTGTTGATCTCATTCTTGCCAATGAAGCCAAAAGCAGGACCCTGGTCTGCTTCATCAAGCTTCTTCTGTTTGAAATATTCCTGCAACTCCTTAGCCTTTTGCCTCTGAAACTCTAATGTAACAACATTCTTATCATCAACAACGACATAAGAAGAAGCCGGTTTATTTGGGGAAGGAGGTGATGGCTTCAAGGGCTGCGGCGGAGAACCACCACTAGAAGGTTCTTCTCTCACAGGTGGAGCCACTGGTCTTCTTAGAGGACCTTCAGCCTGAGAATTCCTTATGGTAAAAACATTATAATAAGGCTTATACCTCAAAGAATGTGATGAAGTTGTTGTAGAACTGCAACATGGAGAGGAGGAACATGTGGAGATTTTGATGCTTGGAATTGTGGTTGTCACAGACataatatttctttctttctttttctttttttttttttctttttcttgatgctACCAACTATGAAGagaattttatattttgttttctcttagtttcttgtATTGAGTCTTATTTGGACATTGTGGTGTGGTGTGATCAAAATCAGGAAACAAGGTAGGTGTGTGGATAAGGTATGGCCAAGTTTCAAATTGAAAGTGGTTCCAGTTAAGTGAAGTTGTGTAAGTGTCTTAACCACTTGAAACTGACCAACAATGTCTTTTATGCTTACTTCACTATCAACCATTGGATTTTGGCTGCTTTATATCAACTAGAATAAAAGGGATAATTCTCactcttaatatttttttaaatttttggttGGGAGAACTCTGGGTACGGTTATTCTTTTTGGACCACAATTTCAAACTTAGTATGTTCAGATCAAGGACTAACCTagcattaaatatataaatttaatgaaTATGCAAAAAAAATATCAGATTGAATTTTGTTAATCCATATAAAAATAGGACAATGAAAACAgcacaaaaataattaatcaaaAGGAAATGAATTCACACAACAAAGATTATTATACAATAAATTGATGGAAAGCAGAGGAACAAAATTGAAGGCTGCAAGGCAATCACAGGCTCAAAAGGTAAGGTCGCTAAGGTGAGAGATGGTGGTGTGAATGTGAATGACCAAAAAATCTTTGCTCCTTTGACCTCAGATTGAGTGATGCAAAGTGTTAGGAATGAATGACTTGATGCTTCATTCGCGGGATCCCAATTTACATGATAGCACAGGAACAAGTTCTTTCATTCccatcatcatattcatcaattGATCCATCCACTTCACTGCAGTTGAATAAAACAAGGGACAGATACACATACAAGGAAAGAAGATTAGAAACTTCCATTGCAAAGCTCATACAACACTTGACAAAAAGAATTTAAGATGGCTATGATAATTTGTAGTGAGATACTCAATAGCAATTCGCAAATATCAATTGGGAAGATGTAACTTCGTTAAAAACTCCAAAGCTTCAGGAGTTTCTAATGGAAAAGTCTAATACACCATAAAAAACCTTCTAATTCTTATAATTGAACATGGATATCGAGAACCAACCAAGAATACATTAGCAAGAAACAGAAATGGTtgataaagaaaataaaagattcaAATACCTGGGCTCAAATTCCCGTATTTCGACAAGCTCACTGCCACAAACATCTGTCCACTGCACTTTCCTTCCCTCTGTTTGATCAGGAGCATCACTCCCCTTTCCACCTAATGCCTCATGTTCATTAGCAGTCTCAAGAGGATCTGGTTTATGATTCTGTGGCCTTCGTAAGCTACTTTTAAGTGCAACCTTTCTATTGTCATTATCTACATTAGCAGAAGGATCTGTGCCATCGTCAGGAACCAGTGGCCCTGGTGACACATTATGTTGTTGGGCAGGGCCAACTTTAAGATGAGATGGAGTGTCAAGTCCTGCGGAAGCGCGACCAAAGCAAACAAAGGAAGCGCAACCGCGGGAGAGGCGGTTCTTTTTGGAAGCCAGCTGGAGCTCAGGTTCAGATTCTTGGTCTACCAACTGATACTGGTTCCACGGCAAAACTGTCCTAGATTTATCATCACTCCTCTGGCCCAAGAGGAGAAGGCTCAGGCCCTTACTATACCCCGAagctgaagaagagaagaatCCTCCTCCTTCTACTGCCAATAACATCAGTTCTTCTCATCAGCGCACCAGGACAATTTCTATATATGGCTCCCTACTCTCTGAAGAACCAAAATCACAATTCACAACCTTCCACACAAAAAGTGATTAAATGTCAGCATGATCATGACTTCCGATGCAGTCAAAAATTTTAATCTAGTTATACTCTATAGCAAGTTATAATAATATTTTCCATTCCACATATCAATTTCAATTATTAAAAGAGAATATGCCTTGTTGAACAAATTCAATTTGGCATGACAACAAAGAT carries:
- the LOC107644975 gene encoding light-harvesting complex-like protein OHP2, chloroplastic, with protein sequence MSVTTTIPSIKISTCSSSPCCSSTTTSSHSLRYKPYYNVFTIRNSQAEGPLRRPVAPPVREEPSSGGSPPQPLKPSPPSPNKPASSYVVVDDKNVVTLEFQRQKAKELQEYFKQKKLDEADQGPAFGFIGKNEINNGRWAMFGFAVGLLTEYATGSDFVDQVKILLSNFGILDLE
- the LOC107644974 gene encoding uncharacterized protein LOC107644974, giving the protein MLLAVEGGGFFSSSASGYSKGLSLLLLGQRSDDKSRTVLPWNQYQLVDQESEPELQLASKKNRLSRGCASFVCFGRASAGLDTPSHLKVGPAQQHNVSPGPLVPDDGTDPSANVDNDNRKVALKSSLRRPQNHKPDPLETANEHEALGGKGSDAPDQTEGRKVQWTDVCGSELVEIREFEPSEVDGSIDEYDDGNERTCSCAIM